A window of Gemmatimonadota bacterium contains these coding sequences:
- a CDS encoding thymidine kinase — translation MEVIAGVMFSGKSEELIRRVRRAMIAKKRVQVFKSHLDDRYAGGVYAVGSHDGRTIEALPVDSSHQVALRLDPLAQVVAIDEVQFLDAGIVQLACDLALRGRRVILAGTDTDFRGEPFGPMPQLMCVAEVVDKLHAICVLCGSPASRNQRLINGKPAAYDSPIVMVGGAEAYEARCRACHAVAPADAGQLRLDGAD, via the coding sequence ATGGAGGTCATCGCCGGCGTGATGTTCAGCGGGAAGAGCGAGGAGCTCATCCGCCGCGTCCGCCGGGCGATGATCGCCAAGAAGCGTGTCCAGGTCTTCAAGTCGCATCTCGATGACCGGTATGCCGGCGGCGTCTACGCCGTCGGCAGCCACGACGGCCGGACCATCGAGGCCCTACCGGTGGATTCGTCGCACCAGGTCGCGCTCCGGCTCGACCCGCTCGCGCAGGTGGTCGCGATCGACGAGGTGCAGTTCCTCGACGCCGGGATCGTGCAGCTCGCGTGCGACCTCGCGTTGCGCGGCCGTCGCGTCATCCTCGCCGGCACCGACACCGATTTCCGCGGCGAGCCGTTCGGTCCCATGCCGCAACTGATGTGCGTGGCCGAGGTGGTGGACAAGCTGCACGCGATCTGCGTGCTCTGTGGCAGCCCGGCGAGCCGCAACCAGCGCCTCATCAATGGGAAGCCGGCCGCGTACGATTCGCCGATCGTGATGGTCGGCGGGGCCGAAGCGTACGAGGCGCGCTGTCGTGCCTGTCACGCCGTCGCCCCGGCGGACGCCGGCCAGCTCCGGCTCGACGGCGCGGACTGA
- a CDS encoding HEAT repeat domain-containing protein, which translates to MTGIGAARRTTVRRPAWRRVSHGLGVIGALVGAAVATRAEAQDLAARVRAVRGGTVRFEFPAADGVCGNGRGNIQMRREGAPRIARGEFAEREWQDECEPGPVRIALDIASGSVTEVRAYVGGRWRGAATADLGAVPAAQATEFLLTLAETAPEQPAKSAIFPAMLAEGAEPWRRLLALARDARRPRSVRNDAVFWVGQGAAEAATRGLQEIVDDPNGDREIRKTAVFSLSQRPADESVPALLRIARAHRDPEMRRSAIFWLGQSGDARAVAYFEELLIPR; encoded by the coding sequence GTGACCGGGATCGGGGCGGCCCGCCGCACGACCGTGCGGCGACCGGCGTGGCGGAGGGTGTCGCATGGGCTCGGCGTGATCGGCGCGCTCGTGGGGGCCGCGGTCGCCACGCGCGCCGAGGCGCAGGATCTGGCCGCGCGCGTTCGCGCGGTGCGTGGCGGCACGGTGCGGTTCGAGTTCCCCGCGGCCGATGGGGTATGCGGCAATGGGCGCGGGAACATCCAGATGCGGCGAGAGGGCGCGCCGCGCATCGCGCGAGGGGAGTTCGCCGAGCGCGAGTGGCAGGACGAGTGCGAGCCCGGGCCGGTGCGGATCGCGCTCGACATCGCGTCAGGGTCGGTGACCGAGGTGCGTGCGTACGTCGGCGGTCGCTGGCGCGGCGCAGCGACCGCGGACCTCGGTGCGGTACCCGCGGCCCAGGCGACGGAGTTCCTCCTGACGCTCGCCGAGACGGCGCCGGAACAGCCCGCGAAGTCGGCGATCTTCCCGGCGATGCTGGCCGAAGGGGCGGAGCCCTGGCGACGCCTGCTCGCGCTCGCCCGCGATGCCCGTCGCCCGCGGTCGGTCCGCAACGATGCGGTCTTCTGGGTGGGGCAGGGAGCGGCCGAGGCCGCGACGCGCGGCCTGCAGGAGATCGTCGACGACCCGAACGGGGATCGCGAGATCCGGAAGACCGCCGTGTTCTCGCTCTCGCAGCGACCCGCGGACGAGTCGGTCCCCGCGCTGCTGCGGATCGCCAGGGCGCATCGCGATCCGGAGATGCGACGGTCGGCGATCTTCTGGCTCGGGCAGTCGGGGGACGCGCGGGCCGTGGCGTACTTCGAGGAGCTGCTGATCCCGCGCTGA
- a CDS encoding HEAT repeat domain-containing protein: MKLIALSLVAALTAGTAVVTQSHAADPRLPAASWAPADTGDSLWRRGRIAISDESWDRAAESFREIVDRYPRSAYAGDALYWEAFALQRLGRQSDLRRAVAALERQKDDYGNAQTLKSGESGALLTRLKGRLARGGDAAAAVDVAELADEIASVSVAATARALAEAEPAMRAALAAVEPAMRAGLAEARAELAHLRGGFEGEQGDIPPGCEGAIDDERIEALNALMQMNGDQALPILKRVLQRRDKCSEILRRKAVFLVSQQEGDAAADILVEVAKTDPDRRTREDAVFWLSQTGSERAAEVLEAILLDKSADREMQKKALFSLAQSETPRSGRALREFVRREDVDPEVRAEAIFWLGESGDGEHSAFLRELFPTVRASEVQEKIIFSLSQHPSPENSRFLLARAKDRSLSNEMRKSALFWAGQGGVPVKDLAEVYDSAGDDRELREQVIFTLSQRRGDDAITKLIDIARKEPDRELRKQAVFWLSQSQDPRAAKFLEELINR, translated from the coding sequence ATGAAGCTCATCGCACTCTCGCTCGTCGCCGCGCTCACGGCCGGCACCGCGGTCGTCACGCAGTCGCATGCGGCCGACCCGCGACTCCCCGCCGCCTCCTGGGCGCCTGCGGACACCGGCGACTCGCTTTGGCGGCGCGGGCGCATCGCCATCTCCGACGAATCGTGGGATCGCGCCGCGGAGTCGTTCCGCGAGATCGTCGACCGCTATCCGCGCTCCGCCTATGCGGGTGACGCCCTCTACTGGGAGGCGTTCGCGCTGCAGCGCCTCGGCCGGCAGTCGGACCTCCGGCGCGCGGTCGCGGCGCTCGAGCGACAGAAGGACGACTACGGGAACGCGCAGACGCTCAAGTCCGGCGAGTCGGGCGCGTTGCTCACGCGCCTGAAGGGGCGGCTCGCGCGCGGCGGCGACGCCGCCGCCGCGGTGGACGTGGCCGAGCTGGCGGACGAGATCGCCTCCGTGAGTGTGGCGGCGACCGCCCGCGCGCTCGCCGAGGCGGAACCGGCGATGCGCGCGGCGCTCGCCGCCGTGGAGCCGGCGATGCGTGCCGGTCTGGCGGAGGCCCGCGCGGAGCTCGCGCATCTTCGCGGTGGGTTCGAGGGGGAGCAGGGCGACATCCCGCCCGGCTGTGAAGGGGCGATCGACGACGAGCGCATCGAGGCGCTCAACGCGCTCATGCAGATGAATGGCGATCAGGCGCTTCCGATCCTCAAGCGCGTCCTGCAGCGGCGCGACAAGTGCTCGGAGATCCTGCGGCGCAAGGCGGTCTTCCTCGTTTCGCAGCAGGAAGGGGACGCGGCGGCGGACATCCTCGTTGAGGTCGCGAAGACCGATCCCGACCGCCGCACGCGCGAGGACGCGGTCTTCTGGCTCTCGCAGACGGGGAGCGAGCGCGCCGCCGAGGTGCTCGAGGCGATCCTGCTCGACAAGTCCGCCGATCGCGAGATGCAGAAGAAGGCGCTCTTCTCGCTCGCCCAGAGCGAGACGCCGCGTAGCGGACGCGCGCTCCGGGAGTTCGTCCGGCGCGAGGACGTCGATCCGGAGGTCCGCGCCGAGGCGATCTTCTGGCTCGGCGAGTCGGGGGACGGCGAGCACTCGGCCTTCCTGCGCGAACTCTTCCCGACGGTCCGCGCCTCGGAGGTCCAGGAGAAGATCATCTTCTCCCTGTCGCAGCATCCGTCGCCGGAGAATTCGCGCTTCCTCCTCGCGCGCGCCAAGGATCGCTCGCTGTCGAACGAGATGCGCAAGTCCGCGCTCTTCTGGGCGGGGCAGGGCGGGGTGCCGGTCAAGGATCTCGCCGAGGTCTACGACTCCGCTGGCGACGATCGCGAGCTGCGCGAACAGGTGATCTTCACGCTGTCGCAGCGGCGTGGGGATGACGCCATCACCAAGTTGATCGACATCGCCCGAAAGGAGCCGGACCGCGAGCTCCGCAAGCAGGCCGTCTTCTGGCTCAGCCAGTCGCAGGACCCGCGTGCGGCGAAGTTCCTCGAAGAACTCATCAACCGCTGA
- a CDS encoding RNA polymerase sigma factor produces the protein MTEPEIIAAVLQGDVRAERELYDAHVDRVYRLAYRMSGDETLARDFTQDTFIRAFERLTDFRGDSALSTWLHTIAVSVILNGLKKVRRIHGREIGGDELPEVTISARESEPDLKHRMRAAIDALPDGYRTVFVMHDVEGFTHEEIGTALGIQPGTSKAQLFRARAKLRTALAEFAGEWAS, from the coding sequence GTGACCGAACCCGAGATCATCGCTGCGGTGCTGCAGGGGGACGTGCGGGCGGAGCGCGAGCTCTACGACGCGCACGTGGATCGCGTGTATCGTCTCGCCTACCGGATGTCCGGCGACGAGACGCTGGCACGGGACTTCACGCAGGACACGTTCATCCGGGCCTTCGAACGGCTCACCGACTTCCGGGGCGACAGCGCCCTTTCGACCTGGCTGCACACGATCGCGGTCTCGGTGATCCTGAACGGGCTCAAGAAGGTCAGGCGGATCCATGGCCGGGAGATCGGCGGGGACGAGCTGCCGGAGGTGACGATCAGTGCGCGCGAGTCGGAGCCGGACCTGAAGCACCGGATGCGCGCGGCGATCGACGCGCTGCCGGATGGCTATCGGACGGTGTTCGTGATGCACGACGTGGAAGGCTTCACGCACGAGGAGATCGGGACGGCGCTGGGCATCCAACCCGGCACCAGCAAGGCACAGTTGTTCCGGGCGCGGGCCAAGCTGCGCACGGCATTGGCGGAGTTCGCGGGGGAGTGGGCCTCATGA